One window of the Spea bombifrons isolate aSpeBom1 chromosome 8, aSpeBom1.2.pri, whole genome shotgun sequence genome contains the following:
- the TRMT12 gene encoding tRNA wybutosine-synthesizing protein 2 homolog gives MEAEENRESEIPALLTEAAFSQRYREHLEKTGILDGRYRAQKLTEGTVALPVIKEKLSTSIQEELMTVVAPGSSCKETLIKNPVLSKRARIKSPGQKLRKDLYELVESHGFAWGRELERDLPHAWQVHGDLVVLNEDCFTDPFWKQLGSELWMNVASSMGVRRLAKEGRILNDGVRSPNVTLLLGDSEWVEHIDNGIRYTFDVTKCMFSAGNIVEKQRISSFYCSGEVVVDLYAGIGYFTLPYLVHAGASFVHACEWNPHAVKALKQNLVLNGVAEKCQIHEGDNRQLSLQGVADRVNLGLIPSSEAGYPVACRVLKDSGGILHIHHNVESFTKHMAENRCDTEEDSRKQRRMAWIQWAEAVEAQVRALLVEIKGSLWQTNILRVDKVKSYAPHIDHVVLDLECRPLV, from the exons ATGGAGGCGGAAGAAAACCGAGAGTCAGAGATCCCAGCTCTCCTCACAGAAGCTGCCTTTTCACAGAGATACAG AGAGCATCTAGAAAAGACGGGAATTCTGGATGGACGCTACAGAGCGCAAAAACTCACAGAGGGTACCGTGGCCCTTCCAGTAATCAAAGAGAAACTCAGCACATCTATACAGGAAGAGCTTATGACCGTTGTAGCTCCTGGGAGTTCATGCAAGGAAACACTGATAAAA AATCCGGTGCTATCGAAGCGGGCCCGGATTAAGTCACCAGGCCAGAAGTTGCGTAAGGACTTGTACGAGCTTGTAGAAAGCCATGGTTTTGCCTGGGGACGAGAGCTTGAGCGGGACCTACCTCACGCATGGCAGGTGCATGGGGATCTGGTTGTTCTCAATGAAGACTGCTTCACCGACCCTTTTTGGAAACAACTTG GCTCTGAGCTTTGGATGAATGTGGCATCCTCAATGGGCGTTAGACGCTTAGCAAAAGAAGGCCGCATTCTGAACGATGGTGTGAGATCTCCCAATGTAACCTTGCTACTTGGTGATAGTGAATGGGTGGAGCATATTGACAATGGAATTAG GTATACATTTGATGTCACCAAGTGCATGTTTTCTGCGGGCAACATAGTAGAGAAGCAGAGGATTTCGTCTTTTTATTGCTCTGGTGAAGTAGTGGTGGATCTCTATGCAG GTATTGGATATTTTACCCTGCCTTATCTAGTTCATGCTGGTGCCTCTTTTGTCCATGCTTGTGAGTGGAATCCACACGCTGTAAAAGCTTTAAAGCAAAATCTGGTGCTTAATGGGGTGGCTGAGAAATGCCAGATCCACGAGGGTGATAACAGACAG TTGTCGTTGCAAGGTGTGGCTGACAGAGTAAACCTGGGCCTTATCCCCTCCTCAGAAGCAGGATATCCGGTGGCTTGCAGAGTTTTGAAGGATAGTGGAGGAATACTACATATTCACCACAATGTGGAGAGCTTCACTAAACATATGGCAGAGAATAGATGTGATACCGAAGAGGATTCCAGAAAGCAAAGAAGAATGGCTTGGATTCAATGGGCAGAGGCCGTTGAGGCTCAGGTCCGTGCCTTGCTAGTAGAGATCAAGGGGAGCCTATggcaaacaaatattttacgTGTAGACAAAGTTAAGTCTTATGCCCCTCATATAGACCATGTTGTTTTGGACTTAGAATGTAGACCCTTGGTTTAA